In a single window of the Limnochorda sp. L945t genome:
- the istA gene encoding IS21 family transposase: MRHLRDEGLKKVQVAERLGIHRDSVAKYWEGPTLPAEPPRYRQRARKIDRYAEYITARLARWPELTAERLYQEIRQQGYTGSRRSVRRFVAAIRPHPVREYKPIETLPGEQAQVDWGHFGTLVVEGARVRLYAFILTLAWSRVIYVEFITSLSMATLAGCLHRAFQYIGGVPRTLLFDNAKTVVAERVGGVVRYQRELLHLAALYGFAPRACWAHDPESKGKVESMVKYVRRGFFYGREFTDLADLNRQVRSWMDQVANARTHATTGAVPWDRLAQEAPHLKPLEVSAPQGILEQRKATRTNLISIEGNRYSVPARFARRPVSYRRFEDRIEILEDGQVVDRIELVPGRGRVMIRDDHDPQHQARRQPAHPLQARFEALAPSARTYLEGLSRSRSGHLREQMERIVTLAESCPSDVLEQAMQRAIHFEAYGYGILKRLVERLQKAPSSLPQPAKPAAQGHVVLPYRVEVERRDLTYYQEVAR; the protein is encoded by the coding sequence TTGCGGCACTTGCGTGACGAAGGGTTGAAGAAGGTTCAGGTGGCCGAACGCCTCGGCATCCACCGGGACAGCGTGGCCAAGTACTGGGAAGGTCCCACGCTCCCCGCGGAGCCTCCCCGCTACCGCCAGCGGGCCCGCAAGATCGACCGCTACGCCGAGTATATCACGGCCCGGCTGGCCCGTTGGCCCGAGCTGACGGCAGAACGGCTCTACCAAGAGATCCGCCAGCAGGGCTACACGGGTTCCCGCCGCAGCGTGCGCCGGTTCGTCGCTGCGATCCGGCCGCACCCAGTCCGGGAGTACAAGCCCATCGAGACGCTGCCCGGGGAGCAGGCCCAGGTGGACTGGGGCCACTTCGGAACCCTCGTGGTCGAGGGGGCTCGGGTGCGGCTGTACGCCTTCATCCTGACGCTGGCGTGGTCGCGGGTGATCTACGTGGAGTTCATCACGTCGCTCTCCATGGCCACGCTGGCGGGGTGTTTGCACCGGGCCTTCCAGTACATCGGCGGGGTGCCTCGCACCCTGCTCTTCGATAACGCGAAGACCGTGGTGGCGGAACGGGTCGGCGGGGTCGTCCGCTACCAGCGGGAACTCTTGCACCTGGCGGCCCTGTACGGCTTTGCGCCGAGGGCCTGCTGGGCTCACGACCCCGAGTCGAAGGGCAAGGTCGAGTCCATGGTCAAGTACGTGCGCCGGGGCTTCTTCTACGGCCGGGAGTTCACGGATCTGGCCGACCTCAACCGCCAGGTCCGGTCCTGGATGGACCAGGTGGCCAACGCCCGCACGCATGCCACGACCGGAGCGGTGCCGTGGGATCGGCTGGCACAGGAGGCGCCCCACCTCAAGCCGCTGGAGGTGAGCGCCCCGCAGGGCATCCTGGAGCAGCGGAAGGCCACCCGCACCAACCTCATCTCCATCGAGGGAAACCGGTACTCGGTGCCGGCCCGCTTTGCCCGGCGGCCCGTGAGCTACCGGCGATTCGAGGACCGCATCGAGATCCTGGAGGACGGCCAGGTGGTCGACCGGATCGAGCTCGTCCCCGGACGGGGTCGCGTCATGATTCGGGACGACCATGACCCGCAGCACCAAGCGCGCCGCCAACCGGCCCATCCCCTTCAGGCCCGCTTTGAGGCCTTGGCCCCCAGTGCCCGCACGTACCTGGAGGGTCTCAGCCGCTCCCGGAGTGGGCATCTGCGGGAGCAGATGGAGCGCATCGTGACGCTGGCCGAAAGCTGCCCGTCCGACGTGCTGGAGCAGGCCATGCAGCGGGCCATTCACTTCGAGGCGTACGGCTACGGCATCCTCAAGCGCCTGGTGGAGCGGCTGCAGAAGGCGCCCTCAAGCCTTCCCCAGCCGGCCAAGCCCGCGGCCCAGGGCCACGTCGTCCTGCCTTATCGGGTCGAGGTGGAGCGCCGGGACTTGACCTACTATCAGGAGGTGGCCCGATGA
- the tig gene encoding trigger factor yields the protein MSVKATVQVLEGSKVSLQVEVPADEVQRSLDQAYQRLARRVRVPGFRPGRVPPQVLRARLGRQPIYDEALEYLLPRAYREAVEDARIEPVDEPRFDVVQMEEDKPLVFKAEVTVKPEVKLGDTKGMRVERRVVRVGDGDVDRVLRRIQERFAVLEPVDEAVQRGYYAEVDYDALLDGKPFRGGAARGRTIEIGRDQVAPGFDEAITGARAGESRQFELTLPADHPTKDLAGKTLSFQVTVQAVKKKRLPALDDDLAKDVGPYETLDALKQAIRAELQEVVERRARAGVRRQVVEKVTQAASVEVPETMVQRRADRLLRNFAERLAMQGLTLERYLELSGRSASELVSSIEPDARRQILEELVLDAVARQEQLEPDPDAVEKRVEQLMASYRQGQDVGVASERPRGDRRQREQQARLEALEEEVRESVRTSMRRDKAVDWLVEHAEVTEQEAEGGIDDEAELEAILRVEQSQQQPA from the coding sequence GTGAGCGTCAAGGCAACGGTCCAGGTCCTGGAAGGCAGCAAGGTCTCCCTGCAGGTCGAGGTGCCGGCCGACGAGGTGCAGCGCAGCCTCGACCAAGCTTACCAGCGCCTCGCCCGGCGGGTCCGGGTCCCCGGCTTTCGCCCCGGGCGGGTCCCGCCCCAGGTGCTGCGGGCCCGGTTGGGGCGCCAGCCCATCTACGACGAGGCGCTCGAGTACCTGCTTCCCCGGGCTTACCGGGAGGCGGTCGAGGACGCCCGCATCGAGCCGGTCGACGAGCCCCGGTTCGACGTGGTGCAGATGGAGGAGGACAAGCCGCTCGTCTTCAAGGCCGAGGTGACGGTCAAGCCCGAGGTCAAGCTGGGTGACACCAAGGGGATGCGGGTCGAGCGGCGGGTGGTGCGGGTCGGCGACGGCGACGTGGACCGCGTGCTGCGGCGGATCCAGGAGCGCTTCGCCGTGCTGGAGCCGGTGGACGAGGCGGTCCAGCGGGGCTACTACGCCGAGGTCGACTATGACGCCCTGCTGGATGGCAAGCCGTTCCGGGGAGGCGCTGCACGGGGCCGCACCATCGAGATCGGCCGGGACCAGGTGGCGCCCGGGTTCGACGAGGCCATTACGGGGGCCCGGGCCGGAGAAAGCCGGCAGTTCGAATTGACGCTGCCGGCGGACCATCCCACGAAGGATCTGGCCGGCAAGACCCTTTCCTTTCAGGTCACCGTGCAGGCCGTCAAGAAGAAGCGCCTGCCGGCCCTCGACGACGACCTGGCCAAGGACGTGGGCCCGTACGAGACGCTGGACGCCCTCAAGCAGGCGATCCGCGCGGAGCTCCAGGAGGTGGTCGAGCGCCGCGCCCGGGCCGGCGTGCGCCGCCAGGTGGTCGAGAAGGTCACCCAGGCCGCATCGGTCGAGGTGCCCGAGACCATGGTGCAGCGTCGCGCGGACCGGCTCTTGCGCAACTTCGCGGAGCGCCTCGCCATGCAGGGCCTCACGCTCGAGCGTTACCTCGAGCTTTCGGGCCGCTCGGCGAGCGAGCTCGTCAGCAGCATCGAGCCCGATGCCCGTCGGCAGATCCTGGAGGAACTCGTGCTGGACGCCGTGGCCCGCCAGGAGCAGCTGGAGCCCGACCCGGACGCGGTCGAAAAGCGCGTCGAGCAACTCATGGCCTCCTACCGGCAGGGGCAGGATGTGGGAGTGGCCTCCGAGAGGCCGCGCGGTGACCGGCGGCAGCGGGAGCAGCAGGCAAGGCTGGAAGCGCTCGAGGAAGAGGTCCGGGAGTCGGTCCGCACCTCCATGCGGCGTGACAAAGCGGTAGACTGGTTGGTGGAGCACGCCGAGGTCACCGAGCAGGAGGCCGAGGGCGGCATCGACGACGAGGCGGAGCTGGAGGCCATCCTGCGGGTGGAGCAGTCCCAGCAGCAACCGGCTTGA
- a CDS encoding DeoR/GlpR family DNA-binding transcription regulator: protein MTERGDGTPRGDHVQLLPAERLQRIRELLGRQGSVRVATLSRELGVSEVTIRSDLSQLEQEGFARRTHGGAVLARGTRYERPFAEQEARFREEKRRIGQAAARLVEDGDTIILDVGTTTTEVARHLPAGLTDVVVITSSLNIALELEKYPYVTVLVTGGTLRSLQHSLVNPYGTLLLSQVNADKLFLGCNGVSAAKGITNANLQEAEIKRAMIAAAKQVIVVADHSKIGSVAVAHVAPLSAVDRVVTDQAADPREVEHIRQAGVEVDLV, encoded by the coding sequence ATGACCGAGCGGGGAGATGGCACGCCGCGTGGGGACCATGTCCAGCTGCTTCCGGCCGAGCGGCTCCAGCGCATCAGGGAGCTCCTCGGCCGGCAGGGGTCCGTACGGGTGGCGACGCTGAGCCGGGAATTGGGCGTCTCCGAGGTCACCATCCGGTCGGACCTCTCGCAGCTCGAGCAGGAGGGGTTCGCCCGGAGGACGCACGGGGGAGCCGTGCTGGCGAGGGGCACGCGCTACGAGCGGCCGTTCGCCGAGCAGGAGGCGCGCTTTCGGGAAGAGAAGCGGCGCATCGGCCAGGCGGCAGCGCGCTTGGTCGAGGACGGCGACACCATCATCCTGGATGTGGGGACGACCACGACCGAGGTGGCCCGCCACCTGCCGGCGGGGCTGACGGATGTCGTGGTCATCACGAGCAGCCTCAACATTGCCCTGGAGCTGGAGAAGTACCCGTACGTGACGGTGCTGGTGACGGGCGGGACCCTACGCTCGCTGCAGCACTCCCTGGTCAACCCCTACGGGACGCTGCTTCTCTCCCAGGTCAACGCCGACAAGCTCTTCCTCGGGTGCAACGGGGTGTCGGCGGCCAAGGGGATCACCAACGCCAACCTGCAGGAGGCGGAGATCAAGCGGGCCATGATCGCGGCGGCCAAACAGGTGATCGTGGTGGCCGACCACAGCAAGATCGGCAGCGTGGCGGTCGCCCACGTCGCACCGCTCTCGGCCGTCGACCGGGTCGTTACCGACCAGGCCGCCGACCCCCGGGAGGTCGAGCACATCCGGCAGGCGGGCGTGGAGGTCGACCTGGTCTGA
- the clpP gene encoding ATP-dependent Clp endopeptidase proteolytic subunit ClpP, with protein MSTLVPIVVEQTARGERAYDIYSRLLKERIIFVGGPIDDYVANLVIAQMLFLAAEDPEKEISLYINSPGGLVYAGLAIYDTMQYVSPPVSTICMGMAASMAALLLAAGAKGKRYALPYSRIMIHQPMGGVRGQATEIEIEAREILRLKQIGNEILSRHTGQPMDRIEKDTDRNFYMSAEEAKEYGIIDEILREATGRPGVRR; from the coding sequence ATGAGCACGTTGGTTCCCATCGTGGTGGAGCAGACGGCCCGGGGCGAGCGCGCCTACGACATCTACTCCCGCCTGCTCAAGGAACGCATCATCTTCGTCGGCGGCCCCATCGACGACTACGTGGCCAACCTGGTCATCGCCCAGATGCTCTTTCTCGCCGCCGAGGACCCGGAGAAGGAGATCTCGCTGTACATCAACAGCCCCGGTGGGCTGGTCTACGCCGGGCTCGCCATCTATGACACGATGCAGTACGTGAGCCCGCCGGTCTCCACCATCTGCATGGGCATGGCGGCGAGCATGGCCGCGCTGTTGCTCGCTGCCGGCGCCAAAGGGAAGCGCTACGCCCTGCCGTACTCACGTATCATGATCCACCAGCCGATGGGTGGCGTGAGGGGGCAGGCGACGGAGATCGAGATCGAGGCGAGGGAGATCCTGCGCCTCAAGCAGATCGGCAACGAGATCTTGAGCCGCCACACGGGCCAGCCCATGGACCGGATCGAGAAGGACACCGACCGCAACTTCTACATGTCGGCCGAGGAAGCCAAGGAGTACGGCATCATCGACGAGATCCTGCGGGAGGCCACGGGCCGACCGGGCGTGCGGCGGTAG
- a CDS encoding ABC transporter substrate-binding protein, with protein sequence MRWRGIRALLVALAVVAVSLAGPVSALAAPAQELEIFSWWSGDEGPALEALIARYQQLYPNVKVINATVAGGAGVAAKAVLKTRMLGGYPPDTFQVHAGQELIGTWVVANRMEDLTWLYKQEGWRSVLPEGLIKLLSTDKGIWSVPVNIHRSNVLWYIPRNLQKWGVKAPATWDDFLKIAPSLKEKGVTPLALGENWTASHLWESVALSKLGPEKWQALWEGKLSWTSPEVLDVWKLFGQILQYTNADAPSLSWQQAIDMVVNGQAAFNVMGDWAAGYMTTTLKLKPGTDFAWAPSPGTRGIFMMLSDTFGLPVGAPHRDHTVAWLRMLGSREAQDIFNPLKGSISPRTDSDLSKYNDYLKSAAQDWRTNKIVGSLVHGVVANERFMNDFATVMEIFLNTRDAQAASNAAQAIAIQAGIAK encoded by the coding sequence ATGCGATGGCGCGGCATCCGAGCGCTCCTGGTAGCGCTCGCAGTCGTTGCGGTCTCTTTGGCCGGGCCCGTTTCGGCCCTGGCAGCGCCTGCTCAAGAGCTCGAAATCTTCTCCTGGTGGTCGGGCGACGAGGGGCCGGCCCTTGAGGCGCTCATCGCCCGTTACCAGCAGCTCTACCCGAACGTAAAGGTCATCAACGCGACGGTGGCCGGTGGGGCGGGCGTGGCCGCCAAGGCCGTGCTGAAGACCCGCATGCTCGGGGGCTATCCGCCCGACACGTTCCAGGTGCACGCCGGCCAGGAGCTCATCGGCACGTGGGTCGTCGCCAACCGCATGGAGGACCTCACCTGGCTGTACAAGCAGGAAGGCTGGCGTTCGGTCCTGCCCGAGGGGCTCATCAAGCTTCTCAGCACGGACAAAGGTATCTGGTCGGTCCCCGTCAACATCCACCGCTCCAACGTGCTGTGGTACATCCCTCGCAACCTGCAGAAGTGGGGTGTCAAGGCTCCCGCCACGTGGGATGACTTCCTCAAGATCGCCCCGTCGCTGAAGGAGAAGGGCGTGACCCCGCTCGCTCTTGGCGAGAACTGGACGGCCTCGCACCTCTGGGAGAGCGTGGCCCTGTCCAAGCTGGGGCCGGAGAAGTGGCAGGCCCTGTGGGAAGGAAAGCTCTCCTGGACGAGCCCCGAGGTCCTCGACGTGTGGAAGCTGTTCGGCCAGATCCTGCAATACACCAACGCGGACGCGCCTTCGCTGAGCTGGCAGCAGGCCATTGACATGGTGGTCAACGGCCAGGCCGCGTTCAACGTCATGGGCGACTGGGCCGCGGGCTACATGACCACCACGCTCAAGCTGAAGCCGGGCACCGACTTCGCATGGGCGCCCTCCCCGGGTACCCGCGGGATCTTCATGATGCTGTCCGACACCTTCGGGTTGCCGGTGGGCGCGCCGCACCGGGACCACACGGTAGCGTGGCTGCGCATGCTGGGTAGCCGCGAAGCCCAGGACATCTTCAACCCGCTGAAGGGATCGATCAGCCCGCGCACCGACAGCGATCTGTCCAAGTACAACGACTACCTGAAGAGCGCCGCTCAGGACTGGCGCACCAACAAGATCGTGGGCAGCCTGGTTCACGGGGTCGTGGCCAACGAGCGCTTCATGAACGACTTTGCCACGGTCATGGAGATCTTCCTCAACACCCGCGATGCGCAGGCTGCGAGCAACGCCGCTCAGGCCATCGCCATCCAGGCAGGCATTGCGAAGTGA
- a CDS encoding carbohydrate ABC transporter permease has product MLSPSLVLLAIFVYGFIGRTVYLSLTDWGRQMALALHPTIHFVGLDNYRELFTGFLDVRFRQDLVNMLYFTLLFVGASLSLGLALAILIDQQVRGEAIFRTIFLFPMSLSLVVTGTMWRWVLQPRGGVNVLPAMIGREPWTFLWLSSRSQYLRFDWQHLPRYLGVGIAIALALVASVGLRRRRRLGPALAGVAAGATLGWALFGPGSHVKLLPFPELHGFNDALIGVVLAATWQMAGYTMALYLAGLRGVPSELREAARVDGASELQVYRYVDLPLLKPITLSALIILGHIALKIFDLVFAMAGPDNAPTSVPAISMYLTTFRGNQLAKGASIAVILLIMVSVLIIPYLVNAFRSRRAELG; this is encoded by the coding sequence ATGCTGTCGCCGTCGCTGGTGCTGCTGGCCATCTTCGTGTACGGCTTCATCGGCCGGACGGTGTACCTCTCCTTGACCGACTGGGGCCGACAAATGGCGCTGGCTCTCCATCCGACGATCCACTTCGTGGGGCTCGACAACTACCGGGAACTCTTCACCGGGTTCCTCGACGTCCGGTTCCGCCAGGACCTGGTCAACATGCTCTACTTCACGTTGCTCTTCGTGGGAGCGAGCCTCTCGTTGGGACTGGCGCTGGCCATCCTGATCGATCAGCAGGTGCGCGGCGAGGCCATCTTCCGCACCATCTTCTTGTTTCCCATGTCGCTTTCACTTGTCGTGACGGGCACCATGTGGCGCTGGGTGCTCCAGCCCCGGGGCGGTGTCAACGTACTGCCGGCGATGATCGGACGTGAGCCGTGGACGTTTCTGTGGTTGAGCAGCCGATCCCAGTACCTGCGCTTCGATTGGCAGCATCTCCCCCGGTACCTGGGCGTCGGGATCGCCATCGCGCTGGCCCTGGTCGCATCCGTCGGGCTTCGGAGGAGGCGGCGGCTCGGGCCTGCGCTGGCCGGGGTGGCGGCGGGGGCCACCCTGGGGTGGGCGCTTTTCGGGCCCGGCTCGCACGTCAAGCTGCTGCCCTTCCCCGAACTGCACGGGTTCAACGACGCCCTGATCGGAGTCGTGCTCGCTGCCACCTGGCAGATGGCGGGGTATACCATGGCGCTTTACCTGGCGGGGCTCCGGGGGGTACCCTCCGAGCTCCGGGAGGCGGCGCGCGTGGATGGGGCGAGCGAGCTGCAAGTCTACCGGTATGTCGACCTCCCGCTCCTCAAGCCCATCACGCTCAGCGCGCTCATCATCCTCGGGCACATCGCCCTCAAGATCTTCGACCTGGTCTTTGCCATGGCGGGACCCGACAACGCTCCGACCAGCGTCCCGGCCATCTCGATGTACCTGACCACCTTCCGGGGCAACCAGTTGGCCAAAGGAGCCTCCATCGCCGTGATTCTGCTCATCATGGTGTCGGTGCTCATCATCCCGTACCTGGTCAACGCTTTCCGGTCGCGGCGGGCTGAGCTGGGATGA
- a CDS encoding ROK family transcriptional regulator → MVLNLLRLRGPMSRADIARITGLHKATASGLLEALLARQLVKEIGTGPSTGGRRPKLVTLNASAGTVIGADLGVDYLLVVMLNLHGQVVWRKRILEPGSANPGEEVERLAHLIEEAVASVPPAPLGLLGIGVAVPGLVEDETGRLLFAPNLGWQDVPVGDLLRRRFDVPVRVENDGNTGALAEVWAGALEGAGHLFFLNVGVGVGAGIIIDGEIYRGARGMAGEFGHTTVDPAGPLCNCGNRGCLETFVSQRALTGLVRRGADTGPTTLSAEAVFQAAERGDPAAIAALARVGEYLGIGIANALHTFDPDVVVIGGPMARGGPSILNAVRRVVEQRAMPSIRSHVRIVVSTLGEDAPAIGAGAMILQEFFRIPGTRAPARPFRSYDDAAGAPLLGTRGSRHRRSRSSGTGSR, encoded by the coding sequence GTGGTCCTCAACCTCCTGCGCCTGAGGGGGCCGATGTCCCGCGCGGACATCGCCCGCATCACGGGTCTTCACAAAGCTACGGCCTCCGGTCTCCTGGAAGCCCTGCTGGCGCGCCAGCTCGTCAAGGAGATCGGCACGGGTCCGTCCACCGGCGGCCGGCGTCCCAAACTGGTCACCCTCAACGCTTCGGCCGGCACCGTGATCGGTGCGGACCTCGGCGTCGACTACCTGCTCGTCGTGATGCTCAACCTGCACGGACAGGTCGTCTGGCGAAAGCGCATCCTCGAGCCGGGCTCCGCCAACCCGGGGGAGGAGGTCGAGCGGCTGGCTCACCTGATCGAGGAGGCGGTGGCGTCCGTTCCGCCGGCCCCCCTGGGGTTGCTCGGTATCGGAGTGGCGGTACCCGGTCTGGTCGAGGACGAGACGGGCCGGTTGTTGTTCGCCCCTAACCTCGGCTGGCAGGACGTACCCGTGGGCGATTTGCTGCGGCGGCGGTTCGACGTTCCCGTACGGGTGGAAAACGACGGCAACACCGGAGCCCTGGCCGAGGTATGGGCAGGGGCACTGGAAGGCGCCGGCCATCTGTTTTTCCTCAATGTCGGCGTGGGCGTCGGCGCCGGCATCATCATCGACGGTGAGATCTACCGCGGCGCTCGCGGCATGGCCGGGGAGTTCGGCCATACCACTGTGGACCCGGCCGGGCCGTTGTGCAACTGTGGTAACCGCGGCTGTCTGGAGACCTTCGTATCGCAGCGCGCGCTCACCGGGCTGGTGCGGAGGGGTGCCGACACCGGGCCCACCACGCTGAGCGCCGAAGCCGTCTTCCAGGCCGCGGAGCGAGGCGACCCGGCCGCCATCGCCGCACTGGCCCGGGTGGGAGAGTACCTGGGCATCGGGATCGCCAACGCGCTCCACACGTTCGATCCGGACGTCGTCGTCATCGGCGGCCCCATGGCCCGCGGCGGCCCCTCGATCCTCAACGCGGTGCGGCGGGTGGTCGAGCAGCGGGCCATGCCTTCCATCCGGAGCCACGTTCGCATCGTCGTTTCGACGCTGGGAGAAGATGCCCCGGCCATCGGTGCCGGGGCGATGATCCTGCAGGAGTTCTTCCGGATCCCGGGGACGAGGGCGCCGGCGCGCCCGTTCCGCAGTTACGACGACGCGGCCGGCGCCCCGTTGTTGGGCACCCGAGGGTCCCGCCATCGTCGGAGCCGTTCATCCGGGACAGGATCCAGATGA
- a CDS encoding methyl-accepting chemotaxis protein, with the protein MCGFFVAIHAGFSWPLMPILTWPRTRIGQIVDVITGIADQTNLLALNAAIEAARAGQQGRGFAVVAEEVRKLAEQSRQAASEIAGLIAEIRQEVQRAVRDTEAVRAAVAEGVEAVSASGQTFTAIARAVEVSVAQINEVHAAAQAMAAASEAAVRAVDEIATITRSNAAAAEEVASSTEEQSSAVEQIAGSAQRLARMAQELLAAVGAFKVE; encoded by the coding sequence ATGTGCGGCTTTTTCGTGGCCATTCATGCCGGTTTTTCGTGGCCACTTATGCCGATTTTAACGTGGCCACGGACACGCATCGGCCAGATCGTGGACGTCATCACCGGAATCGCCGATCAGACCAACCTCCTGGCGCTCAACGCCGCCATAGAGGCGGCTCGTGCCGGCCAACAGGGCCGAGGCTTCGCGGTGGTGGCCGAAGAGGTGAGAAAGCTCGCCGAACAATCCCGCCAGGCCGCATCCGAGATCGCCGGGCTCATCGCCGAGATCCGCCAGGAAGTCCAACGGGCCGTTCGCGACACGGAGGCGGTGCGGGCTGCGGTGGCGGAGGGCGTCGAGGCGGTCAGCGCCTCAGGGCAGACGTTCACGGCCATCGCCCGGGCGGTAGAGGTGTCCGTCGCGCAGATCAACGAGGTCCATGCTGCGGCGCAGGCCATGGCCGCGGCGAGCGAAGCCGCCGTCCGGGCGGTGGACGAGATTGCGACCATCACCCGGTCGAACGCTGCCGCTGCCGAAGAGGTGGCCTCGAGCACCGAGGAGCAGTCGTCAGCCGTCGAGCAGATCGCCGGCTCGGCGCAGCGCCTGGCCCGCATGGCGCAGGAGCTGCTGGCGGCGGTGGGCGCCTTCAAGGTGGAGTAA
- the istB gene encoding IS21-like element helper ATPase IstB, translated as MIRTIAPADRARLEQGLKRLKLRRIREMLDAVSELALQEEPSYLDFLGYLVDAEVEAREATQRDKRLKAARFPMLRTLDSFDFSFQTSVSAQTIRDLATLQFVEAHESLVLLGPPGVGKSHLAIGLGIEAVNRGYRVLFLTVQDLVQELYATLADGSMAQKLKAILAHDLIILDELGYLKMDATASDYLFQLVAKAYERRSLIVTSNLEFQEWGALFDSPATAAAVLDRLLHHAHVITLKGESYRMRSRLVPPQPSNTREEAPAAPRPTGGGPRGGRDPRVDPATYLATIAEFSWPKVRFFKWPLTMRWERCPRSSTALPDWPAVCSICAIRSVMPASAARPSWERRATSWLPSAMR; from the coding sequence ATGATTCGCACCATTGCGCCGGCCGACCGGGCCCGCCTCGAGCAGGGCCTCAAGCGCTTGAAGCTGCGCCGTATCCGGGAGATGCTGGACGCGGTCAGCGAGCTGGCGCTGCAGGAAGAGCCCTCGTACCTCGACTTCCTGGGCTACCTGGTCGACGCCGAGGTCGAGGCCCGAGAGGCCACCCAGCGGGACAAGCGCCTGAAGGCGGCCCGCTTTCCCATGCTGCGCACGCTGGACAGTTTCGACTTCTCCTTCCAGACGTCGGTGAGCGCCCAGACCATCCGGGACCTGGCCACGCTGCAGTTCGTGGAGGCGCACGAGTCGCTCGTCCTTCTCGGACCCCCGGGGGTCGGCAAGAGCCACCTGGCGATCGGCCTGGGCATCGAGGCGGTCAACCGCGGCTACCGGGTGCTCTTCCTGACCGTGCAGGACCTGGTCCAGGAGCTTTATGCGACCCTGGCCGATGGCAGCATGGCCCAGAAGCTGAAGGCCATCCTGGCGCACGACCTCATCATCCTGGACGAGTTGGGCTATCTGAAGATGGACGCCACCGCCTCGGACTACCTGTTTCAACTGGTGGCCAAGGCGTACGAGCGGCGCTCGCTCATCGTGACCAGCAACCTGGAGTTCCAGGAGTGGGGGGCGCTGTTCGACAGCCCGGCCACCGCGGCGGCGGTGCTCGACCGGCTGTTGCATCATGCCCACGTCATCACCCTCAAGGGCGAGAGCTACCGGATGCGCAGCCGGCTGGTGCCGCCCCAACCCAGCAACACACGGGAAGAGGCGCCGGCGGCCCCCCGCCCTACGGGCGGGGGGCCGAGGGGAGGGAGGGACCCCCGCGTAGATCCCGCCACCTACCTGGCCACGATTGCGGAATTTTCGTGGCCAAAAGTGCGGTTTTTCAAGTGGCCATTGACAATGCGCTGGGAGCGTTGCCCCAGGTCCTCGACTGCCCTGCCGGATTGGCCTGCCGTCTGCTCGATCTGCGCCATCCGCTCCGTGATGCCGGCAAGCGCTGCCCGGCCCTCCTGGGAAAGGCGAGCAACTTCGTGGCTGCCCTCCGCGATGCGCTGA
- a CDS encoding carbohydrate ABC transporter permease — protein sequence MKKVRPGRLLIYAALVMLAAVYLVPVYMTVITSLKAPEAIQLASAWLPPDRPHWQSYATAWDQFAPKLKNSLLLAVTATLLSAALGSLNGYVLSKWTFRGAGVIFPLMVFGMFIPYQSILIPLFQFLRNINLYGGLPGLILVHVVYGLPITTLLFRNFYAEIPDELVSSASIDGGDFFRIYRWIMLPLSGPAFVVVAIWQFTQIWNEFLFAVTLTRPDAQPVTVALANLAGGQAVYWNLPTAGSILAALPTVLVYILLGRFFMRGLLAGALKG from the coding sequence ATGAAGAAGGTACGCCCGGGGCGGCTCTTGATCTACGCGGCGCTGGTGATGCTGGCCGCCGTCTATCTCGTGCCGGTCTACATGACGGTCATCACGAGCCTCAAGGCGCCCGAAGCCATCCAGCTGGCCAGTGCGTGGCTTCCTCCCGACCGGCCTCACTGGCAAAGCTACGCGACGGCCTGGGACCAGTTCGCTCCGAAGCTGAAGAACAGCCTCCTCCTGGCGGTGACGGCGACCTTGCTGTCAGCGGCGCTCGGGAGTTTGAACGGGTACGTGCTTTCCAAATGGACCTTCCGCGGTGCCGGCGTCATTTTTCCCTTGATGGTCTTCGGGATGTTCATACCTTATCAGAGCATTCTGATTCCTCTGTTTCAGTTCCTGCGTAACATCAATCTTTACGGCGGGCTGCCCGGGCTGATCCTGGTGCACGTCGTGTACGGGCTGCCCATCACGACCCTGCTCTTTCGCAACTTCTACGCCGAAATCCCCGACGAACTGGTGAGCTCGGCGTCGATCGACGGCGGCGACTTTTTCCGCATCTACCGCTGGATCATGCTGCCGCTGTCGGGCCCGGCGTTCGTGGTGGTGGCCATCTGGCAGTTCACCCAGATATGGAACGAGTTCCTGTTCGCCGTGACCCTGACCCGGCCGGATGCGCAGCCCGTGACCGTTGCCCTGGCCAACCTGGCCGGGGGCCAGGCGGTCTACTGGAACCTCCCCACGGCGGGCTCCATCCTGGCCGCCCTGCCGACGGTGCTCGTCTACATCCTGCTGGGGCGATTCTTCATGCGGGGACTCCTGGCCGGCGCGTTGAAGGGCTGA